In Myripristis murdjan chromosome 5, fMyrMur1.1, whole genome shotgun sequence, the genomic stretch TGATGACGAAGAGCTACCGTTGGGCCACAGTTAATGATTTAATGAAAGCAGGGTATAGGCAGACTCCCCGGGGcgaagtgtttgtgtgtgtctgtgtgtgtgggtggatgtgtgtgtttttgtgtgtgtgtgcgcatgcgggaatgacagaaatggagagagagcgagattaGGAGCACAAGGGATAGAAGGAAGAGGAGactatgtgtttatatgtgtgtgcatgtgtgtgcatgtttgtgtgtgtgtgcaagtcaGAGTGCAAACAGACACTTCATGAGAGCAACACCCCACAGAGATAAGACCGTCTAAGTACAAGGCTCAATTAGTCACTGTTTGAAGGGTTTAATAGAATTGGAGGAGATTGGACGGGCTTTATGAAAATTGATGCTTTTGTTGTGGAGGGCTGAAGTTTAAACGGTGGCCGCTGAGCCATTAGCAGGGGTCACctctaatctgtgtgtgtgttggtcacGCTGGTGGTTGGAGAGGCTTCCCCTCACAACCCGCGCTCTGCCTGGGGCACTGCCATGACTGGTGTTGGGAAACAAGCTCCTGTTTAATGATGACAACGAATCGCTCCTCAAGCGAAACTGcacactgcagctctgcaggcGCCCGGGTTTGaggcagctgtgtttgtggtgCGATTAGGAGATCTCTGAAATCAACACTGATTAATATAATGCAGCTGATGCTGTCAGTTAAGCGTGGGATGATAGGAAAATTTCATATCACCATGCTCCTGTTGAAAATAATTGTGATTTACGATATCATCCCGATAATCATCAAAATCTGCTTGAAACTCTGCTTGAAATGGCTCTAAAACATGCTGGAATCACTCtactttacattttgtttggcaCCTCATCTCCCTGCCATTCTTTAGTTCAGAAGCCATAGTTATCTCCACACATCCGATTTAACTTTTTTATGGGGGATACAGTGGGCAAGCCATGCATTCAGCCATGGTGACAGGCTGCGTTCACACAGAATTAGGCCGTGTGTGAAAAACCTCAGTGCTCCCATTGATTTGAATGTTAGGACTATCTAGGATGCtatcctagggaaaaaaaatatcacctGCAGTAAGGTGCCAGATTGCTAGAGTTTGTCTGAATGCAGCCGTAGCGAATTAGGCAGCTTTTTCAAGTTACTCATGCGAGAATGTTCACAATTATTCCGATTTACGTTTATCCCAATGATGGCAGTTCAccacaatcatttttttttagcatcttttttttaaaatttatttttaaatttattttttttattgtatcttcCCATCCCTGTTGTCAGTGTGGAAAGGaacagattttgttgttttgttgtgtaattGTTGATAGAAACTCAAATAAATTAGTCAAAATGTAATTTGGCACTGTCATCATTGTGGATAATTCAAATGGTTGCAAACATGGTCTTATTACATTTCTGATGggaaattaattcattaatgtTGATGTTGACATGTAGCTGAACTGATATGATGAAATTCAGTAGTTTTAATAGTTAACAAATAATTTATACTTCAGTAGTTAAAAGTTAACAAACTGTAAGAACTCCATCAAAAGCATTTGCAAATTCCTTTGGACTTTGACAATTTGGCTTTCGTTTTGGAATGGCACTGAAATGGAAATTCAGCGTCAGGATCAAAGCATGTCTATTTTTGATTTTACCCCCCAGGAATAGTACATGGGCAGGGCACAGCAGGGGCTGGAGAGCCCACACccctgaaacaacagcagcagcaccagcacacTCAGCCTCCGCCAGCCTGTGGTAGAGTCAACATCAGAGTGCATTTGTACAAATACAAGTTGAATTCCTCAGATCCACACAAGAATGAGGCAGAAAGAGATCAAAGAATGGAAACATTCCTGTGTATTAAGTTCACCTGTCAGAGCACCTAAAGACATCAATCATGACTCCAGCGCAGGGAGGTCTGCAGGGAGCCTCCTGTTGCAGCTCGGCAAATGTCTCTCTGTAGTGGAAGAGTGTTGCTCCATGGCATCAGGTTGAAATCTGCAGACCTGTTGGGAACAAACTTTTATCACAACATCTGTGTCCTGACTAATGAAGCTTTCCCAGCTAATGgagattttaattaaaatgtatgatattttgtttgtggtgATTGAAGAAAAGTAGTCATCATAAAGTTGTTGTAGCACCACTTTATTGTCGACCATTAAACATGTCAGTTAGCGAATTGCTAAAATGATGTCTGTGCACTGTTATGTAGTTTGCTCATAATCTCATAGTGACTGTTGAACCTTGTTTAAGTgtcacaaatgtgttttgacacATGCATAATGCTGTGCCGCTGTCCTCATTACCAGCTAGGGTTAATGATATTCAATGCAACACTGCTTCATGTTTGGGAAGTTTTACTCTGCATGCAGTAGCAGAATAAGGCTGATCTTGATAAGCATTGCACTGCAGGCTGCCAGATGTTAAATCCCAAATAATTCGACCTAGATTTAACTCTTGCATTTATCTCCCCCTCCAAATCTGGCTCTGCTTTGTGGCTTTGGGATGTTGTCTTTCATTTCCCAAACTGGGGGTGTCTATGGCGCTACTACAAATGACCTATGGTTTGTTAGCtttagcatgtgtgtatgtgtgtgtgtgcatgaagggATCTCATGTTTCATGTGGGAACGTCTTGCAGAAAGCCGCATGGCTTGACAATTCTGGACTTTTAGTTGCTGACGATTATAAAAAGTGAAACGTGAGCACATTCCTGAGGGCTGAGGCAGAGCTGTTGGGCTACACAGCTGAGGGGGCTTTTGAAAGATGGACGCTTCAAGGGAGGAAATTAGTGTAGTAGTCAGTAGAGTCAAAGAAAcatactcacatacacacacacaggtctgctCTCTTGATATCCTCTAATCAGAATAATATTATTTGATATCATCATTCCTCATGTTCAGTCATTATCTTCAGATAGTAAATCATTGTGGATCTGTGAACTGTATCCTGACCTTTGCATTGTGTCAGCTCCTGGCACTGAGTGAGTTTTACactctgcagatttttttttcttgaagttGCACAGTAGCTAAGGCATTGTGTGCCCCAGATTTGGGACTGTAATAGGGTTGTTGGGCTGTGGGAGAGCGACAGCTGACAAGCTGCGACTGGAGAGAAAAGCAATGCGGAGGGGAGGGGGCTGCAGGAGGTGGAGTTGGGCAGGGGGTCAGCCAGTCAGCGTCCACTGTAGAGATCCCAAGGGAAACTGAGCCAGGAGAGAGGGactacagcagcagctgttgtctctctttctctctctctctttcatggacacactgacacagacacacaattcCCATCACTTGAACTGAGAACCATTTTTTCAACATCAGTAAAATCTTCTTTCCTCATCAGTATTtggttaaacacacacacacacacacacacacacacacacacacacacacacacacacacacacagacagagattaTTCTTAGCCCATCTCTAAATGAATCCTGCATCTTTTTTAATCTCGAATGCTCACTGACCTGCTTGGAGAACGTTACATAAAGTTCTAATGTGTTCCTATGCAACAATGTTAATGCTGAGGGAATATTgacttaaataaaacaaattttggtaccgcatatgcatgtgtgaaaaaaacatctaGCTGATTTAGCTTACACAGATTTCAGGATATGACACAAAATACATAAGTGTAGCCTCAAAAGACTctcttcatcagtgtgtgaagaGGCAAGTTATGAGTTTTCCtctgaaaaaagaaatgttttcacactATTTGAATGTCATCATGTGCTGGAAAGTTCCCCAAGTCAAGTCATTATTAGTGACTTTACAATTACCAATATCTGCAAAGAATATTCTATCAGCTGAGCCAGGGAAGCTGTTTCTTAAAGCATCTTAGTGTTGGGCCACATTATTTGTACCTCAAGCTGAGGATCACAGTGGTAAGATGGTTTTGTGAAACTGGGCCCAGGACCTTTGCAGAAGGTGTTAATGGAGTTTCTTAGATAAAGTCCTAGGAGGCAAAAAGGTAAAGTGATAGTGGTTTGATATATCTCAAAAAAGGCATTTCAGGGATTGAAGTGTCTTGTGCCTGTGATGAAATTGAGGGCAATagagtgtgtgttctctgtgtttatttattgaagACACTGATGGAGTTGTGGTACAGATTTAGAATCACTTTAGTGCACAGTTGATGCACAGGCAGCAACTTGCTGGCTTTGCCCTGAATGAACTTGTTCATCATGCAGAGGCACTTTGCTGTATTGAGGAAGCGGGGAGCAGGGCCGAGTCAAATCACGCTAAGAGCCACAGCTGAAAGCAAAGGCTTGATCTTACGGCCTAATGCTGCACTCGTCTTAGTGAGAgctttttacttcttttttttttgccagattacaaataaaatgtataaagcATCTCTTCCAAAAtccaaataagaaaatgtttgTCTCACTAAAGAGATAATGCATTTgatttcagcatgcttcttACATGGCATCTGAAGAACAAACATTTTATATGAAATAGATGGTGATTCTGAGGaaactttgtgtttgtttgggctGACACTGAACTTGGCCCACTCCtgtaaacaacagaacaatTGAAAGTGCTGCAGCTATCTAAATTGAATCTAGATTCACAACAGGATGCACAAAACTAAATTGAAGACACTGAGAGACATCACTTTCTGAAAACAGATTTAATTTACAAAGAGTCAGTGACAGTTTTACAGTGCACATGACACAGGATCACTGTTTGAGGTTCGCAGAACCCTGATGAATAATAATATCAACGACAGTGCTCAAAATTACACTTAGGGAGCTGTAAATAGGGAGaatgaaaatatacatttaaatatacACACTGTGATATGACATCTCAGACAGTGCCTTATGGCACAACAGTCTTAGCAGATatggtctctgtgtgtttgacctTCTGATCTGTGTAGATGTGTTGACCTGAATACTGAAACAACACCATATGGATTGGCTGGCCAAGATGCTGGGAAGACCTGAGGCCTGATTCCTGTGGGCTAAAGGGACTGGCCTAGAATTAcatcaaactgaaatgaactgttttaacaataataataagttaGAGAATCAGATTGTCCTTGCATAACAGTGGCCCTCTATATGAACAAATAATCAGAGCAGGCAGTATCATCTGTTAACCTGAGGGGATTTGTGAGGGAAGCTGTAGTTTGTTCTTGACCATTATGGAGCTCCTTGAAATGAATAACActagaacaacaaaaacaaacactgtattCATTATGATACAAGAGAATAGATAAGTCAAAGATTAACTCCTGTCTTAAGTACAAGTGTGACGGTGTTGCTTTCATGTAACTGTAAAGTGACATATTCATCTGTGCAGAAAAACGAAGATGAAGTTTATCTCAGAGTCATGCAATGGGACATGAGATGGCCATTTTATTGCTGCTGAGTTTGGTTGATGATAATTATGTACAATGATCTGTACATTTAGGTAAACAAAAACTGTAATCCCATAATGACAGTCTCTTCTGTAACTCAAACCACCTGTCTGATGGAGATCATGTGTCTTTGCGTCCACATGCATCTGTCCCAGCCCTGTAATGTGTTCACCTGTGCACATATGCAGCACCATTATCACAATGTAGTTCATGCACAGAGCCTTGGGATCGACTGGGCCCATTCTGCATGTTCTTTAAGCCTGTGGCTGATAAGCTTTACATAATGTCCGGGTACCAGATGGCAGTCAGTTACTACTGTCTGCCTGTGTTATCTCTACccctcctgttctctctctctctctctctgcataagACACAACAGCCCAGGAGGACTAACAGTTGAGTCAAGatgtgcagagaaaaaaaaagagaatttctTGCACAACAGCAAGCACAACTTCCCTGACGAGCACTACAAGGGACAAGTCTCAAAGTTTAATGCGCAGTCTTCAATGGCATAAGCTAGTCATGCACTGTATTGCTGTATAGTCTAGGCAAGATGAGACGAGGCAAAATTTTTGCTATATTGAACATGTTAGCTCTGTTTAAATGCGGCAGTGTCCTGTATAACATTCATTCCCTGAGCAAGGTGAACGTGGCTGACTGGTTCAATCAAGGCTTCGTTAGCCCAAAGAAATGTGTACGCCTTTGATGAAACAACAGGGAACTTGTGTTTAGTGGCAGTGCGTTCAGTAACAGCTGTTCAAAATGTCGTTTATAAAAAACAGTGCCCGAGCAATCCAACAGTTGGTGTTCTATTGATAGATACGAGACAAAGTGATCAAGTGTGATATATGAGAGTGTGTAGCATAGAAGTGAACAAGTCAATACTGAACACAGTGGATGATTCATTGAGAACTGTAATGATGAAAGATAATGTAACTCATAAGAGACATTCCGAATAAGTTGTCCGTATGAAAGTACCATCTGTTATGAAGTCCTGGGAGCtcactcatacatgcacacagaaagtTCAATTATACAAACCTGGCAGAAGAAATTCTTCacaaaagtctctctctctcccccaatCTCTCATCTCTTTCAGACACACTCCTaggcacacaaacatacacacgtTTAAGTTTTAGGATTGTCAGACAAACTGTTGCCCTGATAATCTTGGAGTTGGAGGAGGAAATGCTGTGGTGTCAAGTTCATCATCTCTTGCTTCATTTTTAGGGAGACAACTGTATGCCAGTCTCTCATTCACACCCCTCCAGCCAAGCCAAATCCCCAGCACCTGTCACTCAGTTTGGCAGCAGTAGCGGTCTAATGGCCTCGGCCCGAGAGTCACTGTCAGACCCACACTGCTGTGTTGTAGTCAAACAAGGGATGCATTTTCTCCAGCCTGCTCTCTGGCTGTCTCCTGTCTAAATAAATCCCTGGAAatggctgctggtgctgctggtggaaCTGGGGAAGGTGGTGGTGATTCCTCTCTGCTTCAGATAGATGTGGACACGGCCTGCCTTTGCTTTGCTGTCCACCTGCCCAGAACGGCAGGTAAAAGCTCCCTTTGGAAGTTTTTGGACCCAGTTTCTTGGGCCTTTTGAAGAGGTCTCCCTCTGGGAGCTCGGGAGCCATCCAGCCAGGCCTCTCCTTGAGAAGCTTGTCCCTGTCGGGCCGCACGCTGCGCAGAAACTTCTTGAAGATGTTTGTGGTTAGTGAGAACTTCCGGCAGATCTCCTGTGAGCGGCTGAGACGGAGTGGGTGAGCGGGCGTGTCTGGTCGATCTGCCCCTCCATCTGCCCCTCTGTCCACAgtcctttcccctctcctctttctcttctcctcctcctcttcctcttccctctctagCTCAGGCAGATCTAGCCAGTTGCCCACCAGGTCGGCGAAGACATTGTCCCCGAGTACTAAGGGCTGCCGGTTGCGGCTGCGGCTCATAAGTGAGGAGGTCCAGTCGCTGGCGTCGTCCATGCTGTCCTGGGAGTAGTCACTGTCTAATGAAGGACCCTCTCTGGAGAGGCTGTACAGGATGCCAGGCAGATCGACCACCTGGGCACGGCGGGCAGCCAGTGGATTGGGCTCCGGTGGAGGGTTATCCACCATCGGCCCACAGAAGTTCACCTGGGGGGCTGTGTATCCTGACCACCTCCTGGGTATTGACTCAAGGATGTTCTCGCTTCTTGCGCTTCTCTCACTTCTCTCACTtctctcactttcactctcCAGGCTGGAAGTAGAAGAGGATGAGGTTCCCAGGCTACTTCTGTGTTGGGACTGGCTCCGGTCATCTCGACTGGTGCTGGCTCTGCTATCCAGAGATGGCCCAGGACTTGGGACGGGACTCGGGCTGGAGCTGCATTCCTCAGGCATGGTCTGGCTAAAGCAAGACACGTGGGTTTCActtgaggctgctgctgccgctgcaaCGGGAGGTGCTGATGGAACAGGCTGCGGGGGCCCTCGGTTAATGGGCCGTCCCGAGATGTCAAGGCTTTCTAGCGCTGTCTGAACCTGAAGGAGCTTGAGTTCCTGGAGGGCTCCCATCATTGAATTCATTTGGGCGTGGAGGCCATCTCCCGCTTCTTTCATAgacagctgcagggagagagagagggagaagaaaaagagagggagagatgagagacaTCATGGGCATTGCCAGATAGGCTTAACAACAAAAGGCCTTGTATAACTCATCAATCCAAGCACTTGACTTCTCAACCTCCCGTAGGGCTCATGTCATCCATCAAAGGCCATTTCCTTCACTGTCCCCCCTTATGTTCACCATTAATCTCAGCGCCAGGACAAATCCAATTACACACCAACATCTGACAGTATCAAAGAcatcaaatgaatgaattaatgaataaaaaattacagtatGCACCATCACAGCCCAGTGAATTAGGATAGGCTTTGTCTCTCCATTGGTGTTAGACTCGgttgtcatgttttgtgttatCCAGGCTGCACACCTTCTTTAATTAAGGGTCATGTGACCTAGTTTTGAATGACAGGCTATTGTCCCATATGGCCTGTGTAAGAGAAATGATCCTTGGCCACGACAGTTGTAGACTATCAACGCTGTcatctgttttcacactgtTCTACTTTGTCTAGTTTTATCTTTGCACCCATTGCTTTGTCTTATCTGACTTATCATATCTTTGCTCTCTCCTCCCAAAtctatgtttttctttgctctcACGTCCCACTAAATCTTACTCCTTCACTCTGCTTTCATCCCTCTCCTcctactctctctttctgctctcaTCTGTCTAAGAGCTTGTGTCATGTGACCTGGACTAACCGTTTTctcctgcaggcagacagaaagccCTGAGGCAGCATCCTGACCTGTGTCTTGACTTGTTAGCCTGAGTCATTACACGCCTCAACTTTGAATCCTTCTTTTGACATGGCAACGGTTATATCTTTGTCAAGGCAAATACACTGACTACATCTGACTCATGAGACAAATCTGCCAGGCAGCCTCTCTTTTCAAAACATCTGTGggaagatgagagaggaagCATGCAAagtattttgaaaaacatgccTGAGCCCATGGGAAATGTTGGTGAGAAAGTTATTGAATCTTACTAAGCTGCACGTGTATACCTACAGCAGGCTGCACTGATTGATcaactgttttttccccactaaaACAGAACTATCACtccacaaaggaaaacaaatgtactctaaataaataatttttcaacTGCCTTGCAAATTTCCAAGACTGATCATTGCCTATTCAATGAAACAAACATCATAAATCTTGCAAAATCCAAATCCATAAATATATTACCTTGCAGAAACTTTCACAACGGTGGGGGTCGAGGTgtccctgtctgcctctcttttgTCGTTTGTCAGTACCTTtgccagtctgtctgtcactgtctgtcCTCTCACCTTTCAAACGGATCGGCCTGACTGCCCCTATATGTATCTCTCTCCAATGAGGGGACACTGCCAGACATGGCAGCCAATCAGCGCTGCCCGCCTAGACTATAATCCCTAACAGTGGGGGTGGGGTCATTCGGGCGGCAACGGATTGACAATGAGAAGGGAGGTGTATGTGTATGGGGGGGGCGTTcagtgagagggagagtgggCGGATGGTGACTGACACGGCCGGCAGCAGTGGAAGTGGACTGGGGTGACAGGCGGACGAGTAGGGGGggtggggagagggagagaggagaaaggggggcgtatgtgtgtgtgtgtgtgtgtaagatggGATGGAATGGGGGCTTGCCATATGTTTAGATGTCGAACAGGGAACTGTTGATGAATTCAATTATAGATGACACCATAAGAACAAAAGGCATATGGGGTGGGGGCAAATAGAGACGAGGGGAGTGTTTGTAGGTGTAACAACACCAGACTGTGATACTTAATCTTGGGGGAGCAGTGATTGTGATGACCCCGGGTGGGAAAAGTAGCTGCACAGGCCAACTGTGTTTGACAGTGCGGCATCATAAACAAAGTGCTCTAAGCACCGTGAGAGGGGAATGTGTGCTGCAAGAACATAGGATGTAGATTACATTTTTTCCCAAGCATTTTGTGTCAAACTATCATGGGAGCTGGGGGAAAATGTACTAGATAACAAACATTCGTGGCCTATATTTAGATCAAAAATAAATTCTCAACCATGAGAAGATATGCAGGGTTTCGAAATGAGATAGCGACTATTCGGGAAAAGCAATAACACACAGCTCCCTTATGATTACTAGCCAAACCTTGAAACATCGGAATAACTTTTGGGCTTTGTAAAGGATAGTAGATAACCTTGGATCTTCACTAGGCAAACAGCAGTAAAACTCAAACGAACCTCTGTGTTTTACTGATATTGAATTCTGAACTTGATGATTTTCTCTAAAATGAACTTGTGGTATTTAACTTTTTGTTCCACCACAGCATTTCAATCAAAATACGCCAGTGCCTAAACAAAACCTCAACAGTGACAGTTTCTACAAGGTCAATACACGCGGAGTGCAGATAAACACCCATTAATAAGCCTGCCTTACAGCTGACATTTCCTTGGAGACCTCTGGGTTACATCACCGTGCTCCTCAGCAGCATATGGAAAGGTAGGTGCATAGAAGTGTAACAAATACGCTCTGAGATCAGATAATGAACCTATCAATGCATATGTTGGGAACAAAGGGCACTTTGTTTCACCCTTGTGGGATAAAATAGGCCACAAAGGTATGTGTAATTAGCAGTCAGGTTGTCTCATGTCTTCATGCCTCACACATATGGCTGACTTCATTAGTTATAATTGTCAGCGTCTTGGGAGAGGCTGGGAAAACGTGCATAATTACGGTTTACTTTCAGCCACTTCAAAGTTCAACCAGTTTTATGATAAGATGATACGCAGAGTTTATGTTTTGTCATTACATCTTTGTAAGATTATGCTGGGATGATTCAAGAGATTACTGCGCTCTTAAGTTGCAGGTTAAAGTTGGATCACTTATGTgcattaaatctgtttttgaaatattatcTCCCACCCTTACCACGCTCCTGTAGTTTCAACAGAAAACCTGTTAACACATCCTGACTAAAAACACCCTAATTTAACACTCACATGCAACTTTTCCATTATCCCCAAAACGCAGGCATTCCCTTCAGTTATTTAAAGCACACTGAGTTGTTTACTGGCATTTCTATTCTAAGGCAACATTACTAATTCATATTGTGCCCAGGGGGGGAAAAACAGTGGAGCAATAGTTAGCTAAACCCTATTATTCCACCTTACCAACTAACTCTGGAGGCAAAAATTTGTGGCCCAAATATGTCAGCTCTTTAGAGTTTACCTCTGTCATCTGCTGAGATTCTGAATGTGACTTTAAATGGCCCAAGGTAGTTTGTTGTTTAGGTGCAAATTGCTGTTGTAATTACTTAGCGGAGATCCTGAGATGTCCCACTTCCAGTTTGTGTGAACCAGCTTAGGGTCTCATTAAATCAAAAACATTGAAGTGACAGGATCAACCCCAGGACCTTAAAGTCTTATGCTTGGGGTGAATTGAGATGAGAAAAATGTCTCTCTTGtttaatttgatgaaaaacgtaagaaaagagggaagggaCTGCAGCCGCAGGGAATTGTTACGGTGTAGAAACATTGGCATCATTAATCCAATCTTGTGAAGCTCAATTAAGTCTTCTTTTTGAGCCAAAGTCTCCCCAGATTTTAGCCAGTTGATCTATCAAGCATCTATTCCCATGAatgatcattttgaaaaaaaggaaacaattGAAAAACTGTTGATCAAAAGAAAAGGCTGCATGAATGAATCCAGCAAACAAGGGCCTTCCAGACACTCCCCTTCCCTGTCTTCATCCCGGTGCAGTGATGCCAACCAGCCAGCCATAATTGCCAATTAAGGCCTGAATGCTTCAAAGTTTTAGAACAATAGCTGGCAGTCTTGAATTAATGTTGGGTGGAAGCTCATTAAAATGTTCtggctattaaaaaaaaatatatcgtACTTCTGCATTTTATTAAGTCATGTCCGGGCAGCAGTGACTGAAAACCTAACATCCAGAAGAGCTGAACCTTCCTGCAAAAGCTGTCGTGAAGATGCATTCAAAAAACATTCAATATGCATGAAAGTGAATTAAATACCACTGAgtataaataaatcagtgcGATTTCTTTGCTGTCTGTTGAGATAGGCCTCTTTGCCTTCATTGTGGCATGATAGTACCTGCTTCGGTTAAGGAGCAGAAGTAAATGCACCGTGCAAACACAGCACACTTAACTCACACATACCCGCACCCGCCTCGTTTGAAGGTGACGTTCAAAGAGTCTCATTGACACGGTTAAATAGGGGAAAATACGCACACAAACGCAAGTTGAAACCAAACACGTACCACCTCACTATTCCATGACTTGAACAGTTGTAAAAGAGCAGCcattcactgttgttgtttatattgttgttattgGCTGGAGGGGAGGAAACAGTGAGGCCAGGGTTACTGGACCCAAAGGCTCTTCCTGTTTAGTAGGCGCTGGCTAGCAGCGGCTAGCCTATTTCACCCTCCCTCCACCCTCGTTAAAATGAATGGTGGGCTGTGTGGGTCAAGGACAGGAATGGGATCTCTGTCCTGGGGATACACAGAGGAGCTCTGTGACTCTGAACTGCTGGACACACCACAGACCACTGTGGAGGGATCCGGGGTCACGGTCGAGAGGGCAATAAGGCCGTGACGCATTCAGTGAAGAAATAAATCACTGTGTATAGGGCTTGAATGCCTCTCTAACATTCATGCCTCAAAGTTAAATCATGACCCTGTTTGGGCCAAATGTGCTAAGGGTCATGCTCAGGAGAGGAGTAAGGCCGGGTGTGTAATATTTACCAGAGAACGTCGGCTGTAAATGCCTCCCACACACATTTGGCCTTTACATGACATCCAAATCTTTGCCATAATGTTCCTCTTGCAATGCGTAATATGTTGATTACTGTGACTATGGCCCACTCTATAGTACATGTGTCTCCTAAGGGGGCAGTCAAGGCGAGCTGAGAGGTGTGGCTCCATGGGCTGAAAACTCAGCTCCATGTCACGCACACATGGTGAGTATGTGCCTCCAAAGCCCTCTTTGACATGGTGCACGATCACTGGGCCAACTACACTACACTTGTTAGAAAGTACTAATCAGCATCTACCTTAGCCTAGTTCTCCATATGCAATAGCAAATCTAACATTGCAGCACGGATAGAATCTGTATTTCAGTCCCACTGTTgaactcacacatacacacacacacacacacacacacacacacacacacacacacacacacacactgcctttcCCCCTCTATAACTCCAAAACAATTCCATGCAGCAATATATTAGAGCCAATAAACCCTTATCCCATGGGactttgtgttattttgaaaagcaggGAAAGCCTCGTCGGGAAGGGGCAGGGCAGAACAGTTCACTTGTTCCAGATGATATAATGCTTTTAAGATTCATCCGGTCAACATCTCCTACTATTTATTACCTAAATATAATGGCTCTTTATAGAAGGTTAAAAAATAACTTACTGATaccaattttattttcaagaaaTTTATCAGCAGTATTAATGTTGCTAAAACCTACTATCTGACAAACAGCCTCGGTGGGGCTTTCGTAATTATGGGAGATGCCGTGATGGCTAGCTTCCTGCTAGACCTCATTTATGCTCTCAGCGGCGTGAATGACGTTGCTATGGGAGCAACAGGCT encodes the following:
- the inka2 gene encoding PAK4-inhibitor INKA2 produces the protein MEQQLSKPERKNMDACLRRLKQELLSMKEAGDGLHAQMNSMMGALQELKLLQVQTALESLDISGRPINRGPPQPVPSAPPVAAAAAASSETHVSCFSQTMPEECSSSPSPVPSPGPSLDSRASTSRDDRSQSQHRSSLGTSSSSTSSLESESERSERSERSARSENILESIPRRWSGYTAPQVNFCGPMVDNPPPEPNPLAARRAQVVDLPGILYSLSREGPSLDSDYSQDSMDDASDWTSSLMSRSRNRQPLVLGDNVFADLVGNWLDLPELEREEEEEEEKRKRRGERTVDRGADGGADRPDTPAHPLRLSRSQEICRKFSLTTNIFKKFLRSVRPDRDKLLKERPGWMAPELPEGDLFKRPKKLGPKTSKGSFYLPFWAGGQQSKGRPCPHLSEAERNHHHLPQFHQQHQQPFPGIYLDRRQPESRLEKMHPLFDYNTAVWV